DNA from Roseimicrobium sp. ORNL1:
ATGTGTCGGTCGAGGACTGGACCCAGTATTGGAAATCGCGCTTCTCGAAGCGGGTGCAGCAGCCGGAGTGGAAGTTTCAACGTGGGGTGTTTCATCATCGCGTGCGCAACGATTACCAGCTTCGTGAGAAGTTGGACTATATCCTCGAGAACCCTGTGAAGGCGGGGTTGGTGGAGAAAGCCGAAGATTGGCCGTGGCGTGGCTGTGTGCATGACCTTTCGGCGCACAATCGTTCGTTCGGGCGTGGGGGTGAGTAAGAGTGGCGACGGCGAAGCGTTTGGGGTGGTGCGTGTGATGGTTTGCGATGGCCCTGTCCCACCGCCTCCGCCCGCAACAGCCGGACGCGCAGGAGCGCATCCCTACCGTCCATAATTTTGGGAGGGGCGCTTTCGTCCAGAGCAAGTAGCACCTCAATCGCTTGGGTACATATTTGCTGCCCCATCAGTCTGAAGGCTCACAGAAGCGACTCCGCTCACCACGTCTCGGAAGGTAATCGTCCCTCCACCAAAACTGCGGTAGGGATGCGCTCCTGCGCGTCCGTCTATAGTGGGCAGAGGCGGTGGGCACGGCATATCGTCGCGCCCATTCGTATCGCTATCCCCTACCCCTCCCGCCTCGCCATCCACAGGCCGATGAGCAGAATTACCCCGCCCGCCAACTGGGCGGGCGCGAGGGCTTCTCCCAAGATCACCCATGCGGCAATCGCGGCAGTCGCGGGCTGGATCAGCAGACCCAAGGATGCAGGTGCGGCGGATAACCTGGCCAGAGCGTAGGTGATCAGCGTCTGCCCGCCAAACTGGGACACCAACGCCAAGCCAGCCACGACGAGCCACCCTTTCAAGCTCATGGGCACAATGGCCTCACTCGAAAGCCCGGCCGTTGGCAGAAGCAAGGTGGCCGTCAGCACGCCGCTCAGGATCATGATGGTGACCGTGCTCAGGCCGCGGTCCCGGGCTGCTTTCACGCTCAAGATGTAACCAGCATAGAACACGCCCGAAAGCACTCCCAAGGCATCGCCCTTTAGTGTGTCCGGCGTGATGTAGGCATTCTTGCCCACCAGCAGCGCAGTGCCAGCCAAGGCCACAACCATGGCGCCCAAGAACTTCCGGCTGACCTTGGTCCCGAAAAAAAGCCAGCCCATGAGCACGACGAAAATGGAGGCCAGGTTCGCCTCCAAGGTCGCGTTCGCCACGGTGGTGTACTTGATGGACCAATGCCAGATGGCGAGGTCGGCGGCGAAGCACGCACCGACCAGTGCCAGCACGGACCAGTCCTTGGCGCCCAGCCGGGTGAATCTCCCAGCCGACGACGTCGCAGCCCACAGTCCCATCATGGGCAGGGCCAACGCGATCCGCCAGAAGGCGGTGGCGCTCGGACCGACCTCACTGAACCTCACAAAGATGGGAGCAAAGCCAATGCCGATGGCTCCGGCAATGAGGGCAAGGAGGCTGCGCGTATGCAAGGTCACGAGGGAAATGAGGAAGGCACGAAGCGAGAAGACAGGCACTACAATTCGTCTGCCACAATGAAAGGGACGGCGCTTTTCATACTCGCAGATGTGATAGCCAACAGGAACACGCCCCAGCAATCAAGTGTCGCCATGCGACACTTCCCCGCCATGTCTCATGGGAAAGTTAGCATTTAATCCATGCTAACTTTTGTGCTACCACACGAGGAGCCTTTTCAATAAGAGCGGCTTAAGACCCGAATTTATCGATCTAGATCCACAATAAATACCAGAAAACACGCTGTAAGCGGGCAGTCTCGAAATCAGGATTGCTTCTCACTTCTGTCGTGAATGATCTTCTCCACCGACTTCTCAGTGACGATGTTGCCCTTGCTCTCGCGACCCTTGATCGCCAGATCCGCGAAGGGATATGGGAATTCATCCACCCGCATGCGCAGTTCATGCTTGAGTTTGATGAGCAACCTCTGCGAGTTACTCTCCTCCTCGGTCTCATGCCGGGCGAAGTAAAGCACGCGGGTACCGGCTTCCTCGGAGGTGAGGTGATACTCCTTGTCCCGGGTGATGCCTCCGACGCGGAATCGCTTGGCATACACTTTCCCCGCCTTGCCGTCGCGGTAGATCATGGAGTAGACCGCCTGCTCGTCGCGCTTGAACACGGCGACATGGCAGGGGTTCTTGCCCACGTGGAACTTCGGCGCGGCCTTCACCACGCTCATGCTTCCCTCGCGGGTGATGAAAAGGACCTCATCCAACGCAGAGCATTTGCCGATGGCCTCCCCTTCCTTCTTCAGGCCGTAGCCAGCGAAGCCTTCCTTGGAGTCGAGGTACAGGGTCTCGTTAGCGATCGCCACATCTGAGGCGGCCACGCGCTCGAAGCCCATGATTTGGGTGCGGCGTTCCCGGACCTTGCCGTAGTCCTTCTTCAGGCGCTCGAAGTGAGAGATGGCGTACCGCGTGAGCTGCTTGAGATGCTTCTGGGTCTGCTCAATTTCCCGCTCCAGGGCGACGATGGCCTCGTCCGCCTCGAAGGAGTTGAACTTGGAGATGCGCTTGATGCGGATCTCAGTGAGGCGGTTGATGTCCTCCTCGGTCACCTCGCGTTTGAGCAGGCGGAGGTAAGGTTTGAGCCCCTTCCAAATGGCGCCGATGACGGCATCCCAGCTCGTGGCTTCTTCGATGTCGCGGTAGATGCGCTTCTCGATGAAGATCTTCTCCAGGGATGAGAAGTGCCACTTCTCCTCGAGTTCGTTGAGTTCCACCTCGAGTTCTTCCTTGAGAATCTGCTTGGTGTGCTCGGCGCTGTCGCTCAGGAGTTCGGTGACGCTGATGAAGCGGGGCTTGTCATCCTGAATGACGACGGCGTTTACCGCGATGCTGACCTCACAGTCGGTGAAGGCATACAGCGCCTGGATGGCCTGCTCGGGATCCGTGCCGCTGGGCAGGTGCACGAGGATCTCCACAAACTCAGCCGTGTTGTCCTCCACCTTCTGGACCTTGATCTTGCCCTTCTCATTCGCCGCCACAATCGACTCCTGAATGCTGGTCGCCGTGGTGCCGAAAGGAATCTGGACGATGCGGACCATATTCCGCTTCGGCACAATCTCGATCTTCGCCCGCACGCGGATGCGGCCGCCGCGCTGGCCGTCGTTGTAGTCACTGGCATCCATGATGCCGCCCTGCGGGAAGTCGGGGTACAGCACGAAGACTTCATTCCGCAGTGCCTTGATGGAAGCATCACAGAGCTCGACGAAGTTGTGTGGCAGGATGCGGCAGGAAAGACCCACGGCGATGCCCTCCACACCCGAGGCGAGCAGCAGCGGGAACTTTACCGGCAGGGTGACGGGCTCCTTGTTTCGACCATCGTAGCTCTGGGCCCAAGTGGTGACCTTCGGGCTGTACACCACATCCAGTGCGAACTTGCTCAGACGAGCCTCAATATATCGTGGGGCAGCCGCGCCGTCGCCGGTGAGGATGTTTCCCCAGTTCCCCTGCGTGTCGATGAGGAGTTCCTTCTGCCCAATCTGGGTCATGGCATCGCCAATCGAAGCGTCCCCGTGCGGGTGGTACTTCATGGTGTTGCCCACCACGTTGGCCACCTTGTTATACCGGCCGTCTTCCAGCTCGCGGAGCGAGTGCATGATACGCCGCTGCACCGGCTTGAAGCCATCGTTGATGTGCGGCACGGCGCGCTCGAGGATCACGTAGCTGGCGTAGTCCAGGAACCAGTCGCCATAGAGTTCATCCACGTGCTTGGTGTGCTGCTCGGGTGCGGGAGATGAGGAGGAATCGGGGGAAGCGGGGGCCACAGAGCGGAAGCGGGTGAGAAAAGTACGGAACGGTTAGGTATCCGCAGGTTTGCCCGGTTTTCAAGCATCAATCCATCCGGGCCCAAAAGCGTGCATGCAAAATGCAAACCGGCCGTGCAACGGGCACGTATCTGTTCATGCAGGTTGCCTCACTAGCGCTCCCAAACCCACCTCACAACCACCTCATCCCGTGCAGAATACACGACCAGAGGATTATGATGGCCTTCCGGCGCAATTTATGCATAAATTTTGAAGAAACGAAGCATCTGCACGTCCAAAGAAACCCCACTCAGTGGTTCTGTTCCAGAAACCCAATACCAACCCCACCAGACCATGAAAAACGTTAAGCGACTCACCCTCGCTCTACTCACAACCCTTTCCATCAGTTCCATGTCGTGCACCAGCGGCCCGAATGCCCAAACGGGCACGGTGCTTGGCGCGCTTGGTGGTGCCGGCCTCGGCGGCATCATCGGCCATCAGAGTGGTCGCGGCCTGGAAGGCGCAGCCATCGGTGCCGGTCTCGGCGCTCTCGGCGGCAACCTGATTGGCGGTGCACAGGACCAGCGGAACTACTACAACAGCCAGGGCTACTACGGCGGCCAGGGCAACGGCTACTACCGCAACTACGGTCCCCCGCCCCCTCCTCCCCCCCGCGGCGGCTACTACTATTGATCGTATAGTCTTGAGCCACCCGTCTCTGCTCCTGACGGCTTGTCAGGGCGGATGGGGATGCTGAGCCGGGCTCGAATCTGCGACCATTCACCGCGCTTCGCCACTGGCTGGAGCGCGGTTTTTTGTCGATGAGCAGCGCTCTGCTGGAGGACTTCCCGCCTACTTCACAGCGGTGTGGGTCTGCACCACCCACTCCATGGCCTTGACCTCGCCCTCAATACTCATGCGACGGAGGAACTGCTTCACCTCGGTATCACTCAGCTTTGGCATCAACCGTTTGCAACGTTCCACGAGCGCCATGATCTCGCTGGACTCGTACCTCCCCTTCTCCAACTGCTCGATGGTAAAGACTCCGGTCCCCGGCACATCGTCCGAAAGTTCGAACTGGCTCAGCAGATGACTGTCAATCATGGTTGCCGCCATTCGGTCCATCACCATGCCCCGTCCTGTGGATGTTCTCAGCTTTTCCGCAAGATCCAGCATTTCCTTGCCAGCGGGTCCTCGAGCAAATGCCGGCTCAGCGCTGACTAGCGTGGCGAGTTCCACCAGAAGACTGAAGTGCTGGCCTTCCATTCGGGACGCCCCCAGCGACTCTGCCTGCAGGGCTTCATAACCTGCGCTCCGGTAGGCCTTCGACACCTCCCGGCTGAACTCCTCATGATACTGGGACGGCCGGCCCCGGCTGACGGCGGACTGAAGTGCGTCCAACGCGTCGTCGCTGTTTCCATTTTTGAATGCGGTCAGCGCGGCCTGATACCAACCCAGTGAATTTTTGGGATCATTCTCCTGCATCCGCCGGATCCACTCCTTGGAGCCACCGCCCAGTTCACTCCCTCGCATGAGCATGGTCGCGGAGACTCTGGGGTTTTCAGGATAACGCTCCGCGGCCTCCCGCAACCAAGATGCTTCGCCATTGGATAGAACAAATGCAGTCAGCAGACTGGCGGCGCTACGTCCCTCCTGCACGACATACGCCTCCAGTTGCGAGGGAGTGAGCTCCGGATAGCCGTCCTCACCCGGCCCCATGAATATCAACTTGGCGGCAGATGGGATTTTCTGTCTTCCCAAAACGGAGGTGGCTCCTGCCTTGGTATCGGGATCTACTTCGGCAGAAACCGTTTCGCGATTGGAGGACGGCTTCACCTCCCTACCGCGGAAGAGCCACATGCCCAATGCCACAGCCACACCTGTCAGCACGACGCCGATGGTGGCAAAGGCGCGAGGATACACGTTCGAGGAAGGCATGCCTGAAGGAAGTTTTCTCCAAAAACTCAATGGGCGAATGACATCAGTTTCCCCGACGATTGGCGATAGGAAAATCACCCGTTTGTCACCTTCCACCCTTCGTTCGCACGACCCACTGCATCGCGGGAATCTTGCCCTCGGTCTCCACGCGGCGCTGGTACTCCTTCATTTCTGCTTCGCTCAGCTCAGGGAGCACGCGGCGATATTCCGTGACCAGAGCAGCTGCTGCGGCGAGCTGGGATGAATCAAGCTCGACCACCGGCACTGTCGGAGAACCGACGGGAGGTGTCATGTAGCTGTCGCCGCTCATGAACGGAGACACACTACCCAAGCCAGACCCCGAGCCTGAACCGCCAAGGACATTCGCCACCATGTTTCCCACAGCCCGACGGGTGCCACTGGAGAGATTGAGGCCGCTTCCATTTCCCGATCCGAGGATGTTGTCCAATGATCCACCCCGCCCCTGCTCCAGTCGACTTTGCACTTCCTGTTGCAAGTCCATGAGCGCGGACACCTGG
Protein-coding regions in this window:
- a CDS encoding glycine zipper domain-containing protein yields the protein MKNVKRLTLALLTTLSISSMSCTSGPNAQTGTVLGALGGAGLGGIIGHQSGRGLEGAAIGAGLGALGGNLIGGAQDQRNYYNSQGYYGGQGNGYYRNYGPPPPPPPRGGYYY
- a CDS encoding DMT family transporter; protein product: MPVFSLRAFLISLVTLHTRSLLALIAGAIGIGFAPIFVRFSEVGPSATAFWRIALALPMMGLWAATSSAGRFTRLGAKDWSVLALVGACFAADLAIWHWSIKYTTVANATLEANLASIFVVLMGWLFFGTKVSRKFLGAMVVALAGTALLVGKNAYITPDTLKGDALGVLSGVFYAGYILSVKAARDRGLSTVTIMILSGVLTATLLLPTAGLSSEAIVPMSLKGWLVVAGLALVSQFGGQTLITYALARLSAAPASLGLLIQPATAAIAAWVILGEALAPAQLAGGVILLIGLWMARREG
- a CDS encoding DNA gyrase/topoisomerase IV subunit A, yielding MAPASPDSSSSPAPEQHTKHVDELYGDWFLDYASYVILERAVPHINDGFKPVQRRIMHSLRELEDGRYNKVANVVGNTMKYHPHGDASIGDAMTQIGQKELLIDTQGNWGNILTGDGAAAPRYIEARLSKFALDVVYSPKVTTWAQSYDGRNKEPVTLPVKFPLLLASGVEGIAVGLSCRILPHNFVELCDASIKALRNEVFVLYPDFPQGGIMDASDYNDGQRGGRIRVRAKIEIVPKRNMVRIVQIPFGTTATSIQESIVAANEKGKIKVQKVEDNTAEFVEILVHLPSGTDPEQAIQALYAFTDCEVSIAVNAVVIQDDKPRFISVTELLSDSAEHTKQILKEELEVELNELEEKWHFSSLEKIFIEKRIYRDIEEATSWDAVIGAIWKGLKPYLRLLKREVTEEDINRLTEIRIKRISKFNSFEADEAIVALEREIEQTQKHLKQLTRYAISHFERLKKDYGKVRERRTQIMGFERVAASDVAIANETLYLDSKEGFAGYGLKKEGEAIGKCSALDEVLFITREGSMSVVKAAPKFHVGKNPCHVAVFKRDEQAVYSMIYRDGKAGKVYAKRFRVGGITRDKEYHLTSEEAGTRVLYFARHETEEESNSQRLLIKLKHELRMRVDEFPYPFADLAIKGRESKGNIVTEKSVEKIIHDRSEKQS